A single Anopheles arabiensis isolate DONGOLA chromosome 2, AaraD3, whole genome shotgun sequence DNA region contains:
- the LOC120893535 gene encoding serine--tRNA synthetase-like protein Slimp, with the protein MLKLPFVLRGNRRCLSSALYLTGDKAREQFAVLVPYLDFHHKLGNLERLKQNIRLRKYPLDCDNLIQQWELYRDVERRKKEIEQYRVDLQKRIQQSSSKEEQQQLKSRAVLARDDLKMLKEQSYKVADAFIANSFLSIPNDLHERTPEEGAKCIYEKPVPPRAATSNRPSNVDPVQEQLEEFGPACLYMTGDAAWMDLRLPMYCSELFRRNKCILFCNPDFVRSFLVEAAMVSKESLFLVQEEDEPVDKVNLLHLCGGGSLLSFLGYFTKLSVFPSALPLRLVASGKRYHFESAQSNEVQVFGAHTTAQGAVELFDEMVQIYQQFYDQLPVGYRIVQVAAPDLRPTESMRVDIELFDGRTQRHVKVAELGYYTDFLSKRIAFIYHEGKVQRFPHVIAGTAMSSLELIKLLLCNGITMQDLPMLNTFENE; encoded by the coding sequence ATGTTAAAGTTACCCTTCGTTTTAAGGGGAAATAGAAGATGCCTGTCCTCGGCGCTCTATCTCACCGGCGACAAGGCACGGGAACAGTTCGCGGTGTTAGTACCCTACCTCGACTTCCATCATAAATTGGGCAATTTAGAGCGCTTAAAACAGAACATCCGGCTGCGAAAGTATCCACTGGATTGCGACAATCTCATACAGCAGTGGGAGCTGTACCGGGACGTGGAGAGGCGCAAAAAGGAAATCGAGCAGTACCGCGTGGACCTGCAGAAGCGTATCCAGCAGTCGTCCAGCAAGGAGGAACAGCAGCAACTCAAGTCAAGGGCCGTCCTTGCTCGGGATGATTTAAAAATGCTCAAAGAGCAGAGCTACAAAGTGGCCGATGCATTTATTGCCAACAGCTTCCTGTCCATCCCGAACGATCTGCACGAACGTACACCCGAAGAGGGGGCGAAATGTATTTACGAAAAACCGGTACCACCCCGAGCAGCCACAAGCAATCGACCGAGCAATGTCGACCCGGTTCAGGAGCAGCTGGAAGAATTCGGTCCTGCATGTCTGTACATGACAGGGGATGCGGCCTGGATGGACCTTCGATTGCCGATGTACTGCAGCGAACTGTTTCGGCGCAATAAATGCATCCTGTTCTGCAATCCTGATTTTGTGCGGAGCTTTCTGGTAGAGGCGGCTATGGTGAGCAAGGAGTCGCTGTTTCTGGTACAGGAGGAGGACGAACCAGTGGATAAGGTGAACCTGCTGCATCTATGTGGCGGTGGATCACTCCTCAGCTTCCTAGGCTACTTCACGAAATTGTCGGTGTTTCCTTCGGCGCTGCCACTGCGGCTAGTCGCCAGTGGCAAGCGGTATCATTTCGAAAGCGCTCAATCGAACGAAGTGCAGGTGTTTGGAGCTCACACAACGGCCCAGGGCGCGGTGGAACTGTTCGATGAAATGGTACAGATATATCAACAGTTTTACGACCAGCTGCCGGTCGGTTATCGGATTGTGCAGGTAGCAGCGCCCGATCTGCGACCAACCGAATCGATGCGCGTGGACATTGAGCTCTTTGATGGGCGAACCCAAAGACACGTGAAGGTGGCCGAGTTAGGGTACTACACGGACTTTCTCAGCAAACGAATCGCCTTCATCTACCACGAGGGTAAAGTGCAGCGTTTTCCGCATGTAATAGCGGGCACCGCTATGAGCTCGCTTGAGCTGATTAAGCTTCTGCTCTGCAACGGCATAACAATGCAGGATTTGCCGATGCTTAATACATTCGAGAACGAATAA